A region of the bacterium CG_4_10_14_0_2_um_filter_33_32 genome:
CGGACAGTTTAAAAGAGTGTTTGGAAAGTAGTTTAATTTAATCAATAATTTATTAGCCCCTTTTAAAAAAGGCTGATTTAGTTATGTTTTTCTATGATAGGGATTTAGTAAATGTTAGAATAATAATGATGGATTTAATTAATAAAGTTCAGCAAAATATTATAAAACGTAAGCTTTTTGATAAAAAAGAAAAGATAATTTTAGCAATTTCCGGCGGGATTGATTCGATAGTTTTATTAGATATCTTGCATAATTTAAAACAGAAATATCAATTTTCAATTATAATTGCCCATCTTAATCACGGTCTTAGGGGCAAAGATGCTGATTTAGACCAAAAATTCGTACAGGAAATAGCAATTAAACATGGTTATAGATTTGAGACAAAAAAAGTTAATATAAAAAAAATTTCTGAAAAGAGAAAAGGAAATTTAGAAGAAATAGCTCGAGAAGAAAGGTATAAATTTTTTAATTCTATTGCCAAAAAAAATAATATCAACAAAATAATTACGGCTCATCATGCTGATGATCAGATTGAAACAGTTTTATTAAATTTTATAAGAGGTGCAAAATCCCAAGGTCTATCTGGGATGGATTTTATAACCAGGCGTATTATAAATAAATATGAAATTTTGGTTGTTAGGCCAATGTTAAATTTCTGGCGAAAAGATATAGAGAGATATCAAAAAGAGCATAACCTAAAATTTCGTTTGGATAAATCAAATTATGATTTGCGAATCCGTAGAAATTATTTGAGACATAAACTTATACCTAGTTTTGAAAAAGAAGATAAAAATTTTAAATACAAAGTTTTTGCAAAGTCTATTTTGTTAAGACGACTGATAAAAGAAACTGAGTCTAAAATATTTAAACTATACAAAAAAATTGAAAAAAAGAAATTGCTCGGAGCAGTTATTCTAGATAGAAATATTTTTAGAAAAATTGACTATAGCCTAAAAGCACTTATTCTAAAAGAAGGCTTTAGGCAGGTCTCAGGCAGTTTTAAAAATATATCCAGTAAAAATATTCATGATTCTTTGAATTTGATAGAATCTTCAGAGGTTGGGAAAATGATGATTCTTCCTGGCAAATTGATATTATTAATCGATTATGATGATTTGATATTATTTAAAGACACTTTACCTAAGACCAAGATCAAAAAACGGAAACTTAGAATAGGCAAAAATGTTATCAAAGAAGCCGATTTATTTATTAAATTATCAAAAAAACAAAAAATCAGCGCCAACTTTTTTAATTACGATTTTCAGAAAATAGAATTGCCTATTTTTATAAGATCATTCATGCCTGGTGATAGATTTGTGCCGCTTGGCTTTAACGGAACAAAAAAAGTTCAGGATTTATTTGTTGATCTTAAAATACCTAAAAGATTAAGAAATTTAATTCCCATAATAGTAGATAAAAATGATAAGATATTAGGAGCATTAGGAATACGTCAGGGTAATCTAGCGGTCGCTACTAAAACAACTAAGAAATTTTTAGCCATTGATTTTAATAAACTAAGTGTTTAAAATAATAACTTAATATCGTGCCCGCCCTCACTTACAGTTTTTGGCGGGCTTTGGCTTCGGCAAAGAATATATATTCCGAAGCCTCAGGAGGAAAATTGAAAAAGATATCACAAAACTTTATATACTTCATTTTTATTATTTTACTTTTAGCAACAGCTTATACTTTTTTTAATCCGCAGCAGCCAGAGCCTAAAAAAGTAGATTTAAGTGAAGTAATACAAGAAGTGAAAGATGGCAAAATAGAAAATATTACTGAAGAAGGAACAAAGTTAAATATTGTTTTAAAAAATGGTGAGAAGCAAGCGAGTAATAAAAATCCAAATGAATCTTTAGTTAAGGATTATGGGATTGATCCAAGTAAAGTTAGAATTGATTATAAACCGCCTGAGGACAGAACATTCCTCCTCGGGATTATTTCTACAGTTCTTCCTTTTTTACTGATAGTCGGATTTTTCTATTTTATAATGAAGCAGGCTCAGTCTGGATCTAACCAAGCCCTGTCGTTTGGTAAATCAAAGGCTAGATTATTTGGACA
Encoded here:
- the tilS gene encoding tRNA lysidine(34) synthetase TilS, producing the protein MFFYDRDLVNVRIIMMDLINKVQQNIIKRKLFDKKEKIILAISGGIDSIVLLDILHNLKQKYQFSIIIAHLNHGLRGKDADLDQKFVQEIAIKHGYRFETKKVNIKKISEKRKGNLEEIAREERYKFFNSIAKKNNINKIITAHHADDQIETVLLNFIRGAKSQGLSGMDFITRRIINKYEILVVRPMLNFWRKDIERYQKEHNLKFRLDKSNYDLRIRRNYLRHKLIPSFEKEDKNFKYKVFAKSILLRRLIKETESKIFKLYKKIEKKKLLGAVILDRNIFRKIDYSLKALILKEGFRQVSGSFKNISSKNIHDSLNLIESSEVGKMMILPGKLILLIDYDDLILFKDTLPKTKIKKRKLRIGKNVIKEADLFIKLSKKQKISANFFNYDFQKIELPIFIRSFMPGDRFVPLGFNGTKKVQDLFVDLKIPKRLRNLIPIIVDKNDKILGALGIRQGNLAVATKTTKKFLAIDFNKLSV